TCCTTATTTCCaaaacttaaaggaaaacaaaagttgtTAAGTGCAGGAATCTGAAAGTGAtagagactatttttaaaatattaataatttatctaTTGATAGCTTAGAAGTTGAATATAATTACTGTTATAGCCCGGGCACAGCTTATGTCTGCGAGCCCCTGCAGAGGAGGCCACAGTCATTGGATCACTAGAGGTAagggtggggaggatgggaaatgagggggagtgaggaggaaagaagaggaagtgggaagagggaggaagagaacaaTAATGGGATAAAGAAATATGAGACCAAACGAGAACTACATATATAGGTTACAATTGTATATATGTAAATCAGCTGTACTTGAACaactcaaaactggaaacagaatGGTGGTTTCTCACCAGAAAGTCAAACAATCACAGAACTGTTAAACAGGAGAAGACCTTAGCACACTGTCAGACTTACTTTCTCCGCCAAGCCTTGCCAAGGAATGCACTTGACATGGGAGAAATGTAAGAGAAGCCCTACATCTATTAAATCATCGCTTTGATCCAGAAAGtcttataaaaattgaaaaaatgttcatcttaGAAATCAACTTTCCTCAATGAATTTGTAGAGAAATAACCTGTGAACATAaccaaataaacagaaattcacttttctaaaatttataaatcaagTAAATGATTCACTGTTGCCTATCACGTTGAGCCCCTCAGCCACACAGTTCAAGTGAACTTGCGGCCGCATTATACCGCCTAAAGGTTGTGTCAGCAAACGGGTTTCCTATTTGCcagtttattgttttaattaaaatttaaacgtAATTTAACTTACTgttgctaattttattttgaataattgtcCTTTCTGTGCACTTCTCTCTATCCAAGTCAATTCTGAAAGCTGCTTTCAAAAAATTTCATGTTTTCCTAATAGCGAGTATGCTTGGAAACATTTTTCCCCCCTCTGAAATTCTAGAATTGTTAAACAATCCATCCTACTTTATGTTCATGTTTTGTGAATTATTTGAGTAGCTAGTAAAACTTTTTCCAGAAagcttgctttttaaaacattgcatgatttaaagatatttaatttaGTGAATGTTAtgggcatttttcttttaaagaacaaatataagACAAACAATTAAAAGATTGATTATGACTTTAGGAATACCCTCTGATCAGTTATATTACCTTTGGAAAGTACCTTAAATTCTTCTGGactcaattttttaatgtaaaatcgACTAAAGTTCTCTCCAGCCAATTCCAGCTCCAAAATTCTACTATTCTCCAATTCCTATTCCGTAAGAAAAGTCATCAGAAATGTAGAATGCaacaagcattcattcattttacagacaacTGTGCACCTGCAGAgaactttctttaaaatgcatcCTTGACTTTTAGAGACATGGGTAACCCATTTTTAGGCAAGACTCACCTCAATTCTTCtgataaatttgtatttcttgtatttcagaataaaagcaatattgtccataatgaaaattaaaacattttaaattacatatctTTAAGAAAGAGTCAAAATATAACAAATCTTCGTAAAACAGTTAAGAATCAAGCACTTACTTTTACTTGAAGATCCTCAGAACTCTCTGTTGACATGTACAGAGAAAGCAGGACCGGCAACGTGTTGGTGACGGCGACGGCCCGGGCGTGCTCGGGAGTGTGTCTGCCGATCTGTCCCAAGGCCCACGCCGCAGCCGCTTTAATGTGATCTTCTGGTTCTTCTGACAAGCAGAGCGACAACTGGGGCACACCCTGCCGTGTTGATCAAAAGAGCAAGCGCATGAATCTAGAGCAGGATTAAAGCCTTCCGTGTCTCTCACATTAGAAGGAATCATTTGGGCCTTGATCCTTTTTTTCCTAAACGGTTCAATAAATGAGCACATCACACCCTGTCATTTTTCAAGTCAATAAAATGACTAGAACTAATTTACCTTAATTATCTGTAACAATCCAACTAAACTAAGAATATCTCTGCAGCGTTTACTCCCCAAATAGAGAGGCATTTAACCAAACAACAGATGCCACAGACTAGTATGTATGCAAAACCAGATTCCACTGTGACAAATTAAAAGTGCTTAGATTTTAAaaccttctcttttcctttgttaaaaagttaatttagaatccttaaaaaaaattgccttttCACAAGTATAATAGACCTGAGAACAAAATAACCACTATAGATCTAAAATCAAATGAATAATATGAGCAAGAATCCTATTTAAGTAACTTTCAGATTAAATATATTCACGAAAACCTTTCctgaaatagtaaataaatttcCATTAATTTTGGTCAACTTTTAAGCAAtagttttgcccattttaataTGACTGAATGTCAAAGTAGAAACAATTGCTTTTGCTACACAGATAGCATGTGCTTACATTTTGCATTTTAGGCTTCAATTTTATCTAAACAACCAGAACAGAATGAACTAAAGGGCATCAAATACATCACAGTTTATATATccaaagaagaaccaaataaatcaaattataatTCCAGATTCTGTATAGGCATAATTTTCCAACTAATTTGAGACGATAATAATTATCCCCTTAAATTTAGTACCACAAGAGCAAATACCACGTGGTCACGCTACCATAGCCAAGGCCAAATGATCTATGGACCGCCTTCCTGCACCTTTAAATTTGGTTGTTAAGACCGACTTCCTGAAGAGACCTGCACATTTCTCCACTGGGTCCTTTCTTACAACTAAAACTGTGTGTCTGCCAATATGAAAGGTCAAACCTGTCTTCAGAATGAAGCAACTTTCCAGAAAGTCCATACTTCTGGGACATATCAAGATGGACgcagcaggaggaaaagaagacagcgcccccccaccccctcccccaactctgaCTTCCTGGTCTCGGTTGTTAGGAGAGCAAATGAGATAGGGAAGAGGAGTGTGCTTTGAAGATTCTAAAGTGTTACTGAAGTGTGAGGTGTTGTTATTAGTCCTTACAGTATACTgtaggaagaggaaagaatgagaCTGTACTGTGTGGTTTGCCTCAAACTGCGGCTGCCCCCTTGATCTTCAATCAACTGAAAGACAAACTAGGTGGGAGTGGCCAGCAGCAACCCTGGACCAAAGGAGAGGAGCGCCCCTCCTGCTTCCTTTGGAGAGATACAGGAAGCAAGAGCAATGGCTTCTCCTTTCATCATTCCTCCTACGCGTAAATTAAGCATTCTGACTATCCACAGAAGAACCGAGAATCGGCAATCCCAGCACCATCCCTGCAGTGACCCTTCAGAAAGCAGCGCTCCTGCTCCAGTCACTATCAGAGTCTTCggtaacagaagaaaaggaaaagcacgGGATAAAAAGGGGGAGAAGCAAAGAATTATCACGGAATAGGTAGAAAATAAAGATCTGAGGCTCCTTTTATGCTGAGGATTAGCAAGGGATGAAAAAATCCACACTTCTGTTTAACATACAGCAGCAGGTTTCCCATGCTGATAAGACACCCACACCCTGGAGGGTCTCCGGAGATACTGTGGGCACAGGGCGGAAGCATGCCTCAGGGGATcaatatttactcattcaacaaagattttttgagcacctactatgtgccagggctaCACTATATGGTGGGTTAATACCGAGCTGTAAATTGAGATAAGGCAAAGTCCCTAgagcaaggaaacagaaacacCACTATCCATCAGAGACGTGTGCAGTGAACTGCTACATCTAAGAGGAGAAACCAGTTCCTGAGAGCTGATGGAAAGGAAGTGGATAAAAAGGGATGTCCTCACCACTTTCGTCTCCTACCCAAATGACAGGAAAGGGGAGAATGTATGGATCTCTGAGAACAATGAAAACAACGATCAGCCATGTTGTTTATAATGGTTGTTTTTAATCAAAGTATGCTTTACATGTTGGTAACTATGCACAGCCAGTCCTTCAAGACACAAATACGcttaatatttaaatacagatAATAGCAATACTCAAAGGAATTGATATTTGTTGATGTTAAACACTGAGTAAAACTTTAAACCTCCCTCAAAATAAACCTTACTTCAAGCAGTGTTTGGGAAATGTACTAATAAGCCTCgaaagaaagctgaaaaattcTTTCGGTAATTCTCTCGCCCTCATCAATTCTATTTTATACTCGGCGGGAGAGTATTAATCTGTGGCTCTATCTTAGAATATCTCACTGCAATAACTAGAAGGAGATGAAGCAAGAACCAACCTTGGAAATGATCACCGCCATCGCCAGGTTCTCAGAATGAGCCGCGACATAGCCGAGCATCATGATGCCCGGCAGCCTTATGTTTCCCTTGCAGGACCCGATGCAGTCGATCACGGCCGCAACTCCCCCCGCGTTAACGATCAACTGCGACAGCTAAGAGAAAACGAGAGCCGGGTACTCGTGACCGGAGCAGAAGATGATCTTTAAATATTACTTTAGGattgccaaatatttttatttaggacATAAAAAATCCGGTAAAATCTGAAATATCATCTAGtgaaattatattaaagaaatgtaCAAGAATAATAATCCTGCCATTTCAAATGTACAGATATACTCACTGTGAGGAGCTCCACTCTATGGTTTTTTCATGCATGGATGGCACAACTTTTATTCCTGTTACAATGGATGTCAAAATTCCTCACCTACACACCAAGCCTAGGGCTAGTTCATAACTAGCTAACTACTGAAAGCCCCAACTACAGTGCGTGAGTATGAAGCAGCTTAACCACTGAATGTTGAAAGATAATGTCAGACTTGAAATATTCTAGTGTAATTATCCCCCACTTGCTAGCAATGATTACTAGTTGACTGCACCTCAATCTTGAAAAATCTCAACCAAATAAAGATGTTagatgaaagaaggaatgaacaCTTTAAAGTTTAGTGAAATGAAATTGATTAgtcaaaatatacacagaaaaagatACATCTTCAGAAGCCACCCAGGCTTGCTTCAGCTCTACTCCTTTGGCATCTAAGAACTCAGAGCGGGAACCACCAGGTAAGAGCAGCTATTACATGGTTACACCAGGCTGGGGGGCCTGGTGGTCTCTCCCGACCTGGAAGTGTACTATCTCTCACTACTCCCACTGACCAAAAATGACAAGGATGACAAAGGTCCACAATCCCCACAATCCAGAAATGGAAAGCAGAAAATGGTCAAAAACTGAGATTTCAGACTCAAACTCCATTGATATAACCCTGTGTTTCTTAACCGGGGGCACTTTGTGCCCTGGGAAACATTTGGCAATATATGGAGACGTGTTTATCGTCACACTTGGGGgagaggtgctactggcatctagtgggcagaggccagggatgctgcgaAGCATCCATCCAGCAGTGTCCAGGACAGCCCCCCGCAACGAAGAGTTGTCTAGTCCCAAACGCCCATAGTGCTGAGGATGACAGCCCTGACGTAAGCAGATCGTGTGCCACGTCACTGAGGCCCTGTAAACACGTTGATGTTTcacttaaaaactaaaactaactacatattattgtattttgaagcttttcttttcttttctttcttttttttccttttacctcaGGTGTATGTTTTGCAATCTCCCTAATCAAAGTAGAAGCATTTTTCTTCACGTATTCATCTTTGTCCTTCAAACAGGTGAGAACAACTGGAAAAATCTCTGCTTCAACCACCATTTCTGCCAGATCCACAGAATGTTTTGCAATCTGACTGAGAGCCGAGAGGATCTGACGCTGTTaagcaaaaaccaaaataaaacaaaacattactACATGGAGTCCACTGCAGAGTTCAGATGTAATTCAAACAGCTTTAGACATATTCAAATtcctttataaaaaggaaaaaacgatTACATATCCAACATAACCTAAGATTTCTGAGTCTCAAGACATTCACATCCCTGTTTTATACAGAAATAATCAATTTCTTAAATTccctaatttccaaaataaatgtcttAGTTCTCTGTGGACTATTTAAATCTCTATCTATTGCACATGATCAAAGAATGTGACCTTTGAATGAATACTGTTTCTTAATTATATTCTATAaggtttttaaattcttaatgttAACCAAGCAATGGAAAGTTCTTTGAGATGTTATCAGCATCATGCCAAAAATAAGGTGTTAGTTCTGCATCATCATAAGCACAGTAATTTTCTTAAGAAATCCACATATAATAGAGGTGGGCTGGAAGACCTTTAGCTCCCTTCCAATTCCTGAGATTTAATCATTATGTGATTCCTTATTTTAATGATTAATGTTAATACTGATACTACTTCTGATTTTCAGCATTGCACATATTTTTCCCAGTTATGTCTTTATTGTATAACCCTTACAgcttaattttcatatattaaaagaCCAAAAACATAATATATTCATATCTGTTTTCAATgataatttacattattttaaaatgtatactatTACTCCATacccatttctattttcttagctTATCAGCCTGGCCGTTTATTTTTAGGCTTATTTTTGAATACCTTCAGTTTAGCATCGGGGTTCAGGATCATCTGGGCTAAATGAGCAATGGCCCCTGCATCCACTACGGTCTGCGCTAACTCTGGAGAATGCTTTGAAATATCACTGAGGGCTGAAGCAGCAATCCTTTTCAAAGCAACTTCTGGCTCCTGGATACAGAGTACTAAAAGAGGAACAGCTCCCGCATCCACCACAGCTTGTGACAGTTCTGTGGGTCCAAGAAAAGTAATTAAGTGAGTATGGGTGACTGACCCTTGTGCAAGCCATTTTTCACCCTGACAgatacagcaaagaaaaaaggggagggtGTACTTCACTGTCTCGACATCTGCATTTCAAATCAGCCTTTCTGGTTTCATAAACCATGTGGACCAATCCTGAGCTGAAAAGAATACAGGTCAATAGATGGACCTCCATTTACATGAACACATTTGAGGTAGATTAGGCTGAAATGgcttgttattctttttttttttttttaagagagtaaGCAGATGTCAGCTGTTTAAGCTCTGACAATTCTGCACTTCTCAATAGACAAGCATTTTATGCATGGTTTAcaataacagagaaaattaaagtaCCAAAAATTTACCAACCACACTAATTAGGCAGTATTTTGTGCTATTTACATGAGTAAACATTAACATGAATCTTGTGCCaataatgttgatttttaaattcctttaatcttacacttttaaaagatttttaaaaactttgtgcaAAATAAAAAGGTGCATTTTCATTgtgcacataaaaatattttcaaacacgAGATCTACAACTGAAgaacaaattttaatatatatcaatGTTAATGTTTagataaaggaataaatttatcttaaccattttacatgtcacaaatatgttttaaatttacatgTTGATTTAGTTGTGTGTCCAAGAAAAACAgctataaatataatacattttaaattatagagAATGGGAGACAGTCAGACAGACCTAtataatatagatgtaaaaaatgtcttttgagaAGCATAAAATGTCCTAGTTACAGATTCTACTCTCATTGTATTCACAGACTCTCTTACTGAATCACATAcacccatttttaaaatctcttcctttCAAATTATATTCCCATTTTCCCAGATTTGTAGTGACTTGATAACTTATGTCTTAATAGCCAAACTAAGATATCTATTCAGCATATCACTTGAagtctttgaagaaaatatggtatttaatttttcaaaagattggTAATATCACATTTTCTAAGTGGAAATAATGTTCGAAATACAGGTTAATGtccaatatttgttttctttaaattattagaattatcTTAGAAATCCCAAAATTGTGTaaacaattcattcattctttcactatACAAGTATCAATGGAAggttactatgtgtcagacattcAACTCTGGTGCAGATGACACACTTCTACATTTGAACACTAGACTGACTAGCAAAtatgtttcagtttttaaaatctagtgtaaaatatgaaatacaatgGGAAATTAACATGTAATCTCAAGAACCAGAGGCAGATAGGAGGAAAGTGGTTAAAAGAAGAagacaacagcagcaacaaaccGGAGTATCAACCGAGCAACACAGCAGACTCCTCAAAAGCATCTCTGGGATTCTACTCCGATTGCTTGAAGTTCAACAAGACAGCAGCTGCAGCAGGTGATCACCGTTTCCCTCCTGCCACTCCCACCCAAGGGAAATGGGAAGGAAACACCAGGTGTGATGTTGCATGTAATTTCTAGACACAATTctcattttatgttaattattgGCATGTTGCTTAATTTAATTCAGTCCAGATTATACGGGTGTTGTATAGTAATATGAACTCTATCCGTACATATTTAAGGGCACCTGGCATATATATAATGGGCTGAACATTTTGTTTTGAGAGAGAATATAAGGATTAGTTCATCTGTTTATATATTCTCACTTTTATACATAGTTTCCAAGAGTAAAGAATATGCAGCAAGTTACAACTGCTTAAAAGTACTGTTAATAAAAACTtaaggttcttttaaaaaaaatacctatcTTTGTAATTCtgatattttatcatttccttgAATAACTATTAGAGTGCCATATGCTCCTTTCCCTGAACTCTATCATGTTAATAACAAAGCAAACTTCGATAAAGTTTGGCTTGTTACCCCATGCCATCCTgagctgtttcctcttctctctagAGCAATGACGTTGAGTGCGGGGAAGGCTGGAGACAGCATGGAGGAAGATTTGTCGTGAAGCTTGTAAGGACCTGGACTGGGCCCCGCAATTTTCTACTTGCAGTTTCATATACTTTACATCTCCAAATTTATATGATGCTACAAAACCAGGATCTGCTCCTAGGTGGCACACgttatttataaataatgttgttCTACTTTCATACACATATTAGGTATAAAACAGTGGACATATAAGTAAAAATACAGTAAGCCTAAAGAATGCACACTATTCTATGTTACACCTACTACAGGCTATTTCGTCCTGCCTCTGTCACACTTTTTTCTATGGCatatctttctcctcttccctactTTTGCTCCCTCGGGCATttctgtgccagtcactgttgGTGTCTACCCAATAGCCTTTGTCAGCCAGGACATGGGCTTGTGAACCAATCCTGGCCAATGGGACATGAGCAGAAGTCAGCAGGAAGCCACCTGTGAGAAGTTTTCCTCTGTCATAAACAGATACACAGGAGGAAACACTGCCTCTTCTCTGCTGGACATAGTCGTTTCCGCAGATGACATCTGGAACTCCTACAACCATCTTGCAACTATAACAGAAGAAATCACCAATACGCTGAGGATGGCTGagtacaaaaatgaaaaacatctggGTCCTCCATGACACTGTTCAGCTGCATGACCGACCTTGGAACTGCCCCGACTCTGAACTTTGTGTcatgtgaaattaaaaatgtccTTACTGTTTAAGCCATTTGTAGTTGATATTCTGTAGCTTATAGCCAAAAACCTCCTGATAGACTTCTGTTCTCTCTCATGCTCAGTGTATGTACCTATTTGCCTCACTTCCTTCAGTCATTGAGTGTtcattaagtgcttactatgtgctaggaactTGGCTAGATGTTGGAGCAGCAGAATCGAGTAAAACACTGCTCTGTTCTAGAAGGCTCTGCTCAGGGTGAATATATGAACAGGCTCCTACCAGCAGAGAACAGAGCTAGGAGTCGATTCTGTGGAGTGTTGGGGGAAGATGTATACAGGGTCCATTTCAGGGAGTGCTTCCACCttacttccttctccttttttctttggtcCCATGCTTTCCTATTCTAAAAAAAGCAGTAGTAACCCAGACACATACAAAATTCTGacgtatttaaaaataacttcccaCAGGAGAAATCTCATGGAGCTCCTTTTTAGACTCCAATTTGGAAATGAGTTTGGGCTCAATTAACTATCATGTTTATGAAATCAGGACTGGTATGTACAGAGTCAGATGCTCATAAAAGGTCTGACCAAAGACAAGCAGTGAGCCAAGAAATTTATCTTCATTATCTGAGAAATCTTAgcctcattttaaattttaagtgaatcttcaaaaaattctttaaaaatacatcttctATTGTGCAATAACGTGACATAATCATATGTACTGttgataataaaattaaaagtagttatgcaaagaaaaatgcagagaaaaaagcTATACGTTATACCAACATACTAACAGCATTTATACTGGGTTGATGGtgatatgtttttcttctttatttgccaattttcttcaatgtgattatacatttttaaaaaattaaagaaatatgagCATGTCTTTTGTTCATACATACAGCTACTTCTGGGGCTAACTATACTAACATtactattaaaaaggaaaaataaatataaacattttaacttGTTTCTCAATAtggcagaaagtttatttttaaaaaatggtgcaaATATATGCCTCCTTTACACAAAATTTTAGGAAAGAGTATATAATTATTCCTTGAAGAATTACTAATATATACTAGAAATATTGTCCATTTACTTATTCACAGTTTCCTTCTTGCCTTAATTCATACCCTTATTAcacttacattaaaatattacatttttgaaACGTTAagcattctgcatttttaacaattttttagaCTGCAAATGGTCAGAGGGAAGAAAACTGTCCAGTAGCACCTTCCTTATTCATAAATAGTAATCAAAGCCATTTATTGCATACATGTAGACAATGAATATCCAGCCCCCAAAGCTGATGGTCCGCTGTTTCAGTACAGGAATAACTGGTTGTGTTTGGCCTCATGAAAGCTCACTGTTGAGTGAAAGAACGAGGCCGCCTCCTCTGAGAGAGGACATCCTGTCCCCCTCTCTGTTTTTCCATAAGTCTTTCTAATAATGTTTATCAGGCTTACGTGCACATATAATTCTCTGTATATTAATAACGAGAAAATTTGGGGCAACAACCCTTTGCTTCTCACAGTCTTGCCTTAAGAATTTTACTCCATGCTGTTCTTGGGATCTGGGTTTTTCGTTTGGGGGGAGTTTTTTCCTAACAAAATAAAGGCTGATCTTATAGTGCTCCCTcactaacaggtgtgaagtgttACAATTTAAATGGATCAAAATCTTCAACTTAGAATAGTCAAAAAAGCTCAGTACAATTTtaggcttaattttaaaacaaaaacagacaaaaggagGACTTTTAATATCAACAACATTCTCAAAATTAGTACTATCTAAAGCTGGATGAGGGGACTATTAGAAATGACTTGATGTTGAGAAGGGAACAGGGAGACGGGATGCCCGTCTGCACGGAATCAGCACGGCTGTTAGAGGGAAAGCTAGGTGAGTCACGCAGGAGCGATTTTGCACTAATAGAGCTCACAGTGGCCTCAAGCCCTCCTCTTGACAGTTATGGCTAGCTGTTGGTTTAGATCAGGGGTGGGAAACTCAAACACCTACAGGGCCCAggcaagtaattaaaataaataaaccagaggATGTGCGAACAACACCGAGTAGGAGAGCAGTCACAAAATGGAACAGTACGTGCACCAGCTACTCCTAGGAGCAGCAATTGC
The DNA window shown above is from Equus przewalskii isolate Varuska chromosome 30, EquPr2, whole genome shotgun sequence and carries:
- the SPAG6 gene encoding sperm-associated antigen 6 isoform X2; this encodes MSQRQVLQVFEQYQKARTHFVQMVAELATRPQNIETLQNAGVMSLLRPLLLDVVPTIQQTAALALGRLANYNDDLAEAVVKGDILPQLVYSLAEQNRFYKKAAAFVLRAVGKHSPQLAQAIVDCGALDTLVICLEDFDPGVKEAAAWALGYIARHNAELSQAVVDAGAVPLLVLCIQEPEVALKRIAASALSDISKHSPELAQTVVDAGAIAHLAQMILNPDAKLKRQILSALSQIAKHSVDLAEMVVEAEIFPVVLTCLKDKDEYVKKNASTLIREIAKHTPELSQLIVNAGGVAAVIDCIGSCKGNIRLPGIMMLGYVAAHSENLAMAVIISKGVPQLSLCLSEEPEDHIKAAAAWALGQIGRHTPEHARAVAVTNTLPVLLSLYMSTESSEDLQVKSKKAIKSILQKCTYLPALEPFLYDAPPNILKHVVGQFSKVLFPWIFRDPSAESGQLPTTC